A stretch of Borrelia turcica IST7 DNA encodes these proteins:
- a CDS encoding cell division protein FtsQ/DivIB, with protein sequence MVVYKRFLLRYIYVMVSLILLEIVFIIFVSPYFLIRYISFNDGIHISKEDIIKISGIKPNTYYYEADINAYETNIKKDLRVKNVDVKLIFPNKISIHIEKRVPVVATYENIDGSFIYYFIDSDGVILEKCKDLIYDLPIISGLHLNDNEVGDFLEDRMVTVIKKLNYIKINQNTLYNLISEINFLKLNFYDYKITLYMKSIYNKILITADMSLIGAVHKVLMIADLLKESSDTIDLRSGDIILLGEN encoded by the coding sequence ATGGTAGTTTATAAAAGATTTTTATTGAGATACATATATGTAATGGTTTCTCTTATATTGCTTGAGATTGTTTTTATTATTTTTGTATCACCTTATTTTTTAATTAGATATATTAGCTTTAATGATGGTATTCATATTTCTAAGGAAGATATAATAAAGATTTCAGGCATTAAGCCTAATACTTATTATTATGAAGCTGATATTAATGCTTATGAGACAAATATTAAGAAAGATTTAAGAGTGAAAAATGTAGACGTGAAACTTATATTCCCTAATAAAATTAGTATTCATATTGAAAAGAGAGTTCCAGTTGTTGCTACTTATGAGAATATTGATGGTAGTTTTATTTATTATTTTATTGATTCAGATGGTGTGATTCTAGAAAAATGTAAAGATTTAATTTATGATTTGCCCATAATTAGTGGGTTGCATTTAAATGATAATGAAGTGGGTGATTTTTTAGAAGACAGGATGGTTACTGTTATAAAGAAACTTAATTATATTAAAATAAATCAAAATACCTTGTATAATTTAATATCAGAGATCAATTTTTTAAAATTGAATTTCTATGATTACAAGATAACTTTGTATATGAAAAGTATATATAATAAGATATTAATAACAGCTGATATGAGCTTAATAGGTGCAGTGCATAAGGTATTAATGATAGCTGATTTACTTAAAGAAAGCTCCGATACTATTGATTTAAGAAGTGGTGATATCATTTTGTTGGGAGAAAATTAG
- the ftsW gene encoding putative lipid II flippase FtsW → MFIDRSSLRKYYLLVLWSLVSYGLIVFYTSSFFLSLELTGDPNFLFLMRLKYLFLSFIIFFVFERISLDFLRKIVSIILLITFTLVLVTFLSPSISGAKRWIFFKGISIQPSEIFKLSFTIYLASYLSKFKLKSDNHISYWIKPMLIFSSFWLLIILQNDYSTAIYFAILFFIILFVSEMSFGYMFSILFTFLPISVLFLMFEPYRVARVFAFLNPYEDPSGKGYQIIASLNALKSGGIWGKGLGMGEIKLGKLPEANSDFIFSVLGEELGFLGVCLAIVLFFLFFYLGYFVAIYAKTRFKFFIAFISSLAIFLQSIMNILIAVGLLPPTGINLPFFSSGGSSIVVTMALAGLIANVAKDIEGE, encoded by the coding sequence ATGTTTATAGATAGAAGTTCACTTAGAAAATATTATTTACTTGTTTTGTGGTCACTTGTTTCCTATGGACTTATTGTATTTTATACATCTTCATTCTTTTTAAGTTTGGAGCTTACAGGGGATCCTAATTTTTTATTTTTAATGCGACTTAAATATCTTTTTTTAAGTTTTATTATATTTTTTGTTTTTGAGAGAATTTCTCTAGATTTTTTAAGAAAAATAGTGTCTATTATATTACTTATAACCTTTACATTGGTTTTGGTGACCTTTTTATCTCCTAGTATTTCTGGGGCAAAAAGATGGATATTTTTCAAAGGTATTAGCATACAACCCTCAGAAATTTTTAAATTGTCCTTTACAATTTATCTTGCAAGCTATTTGAGTAAATTTAAATTAAAATCAGACAATCATATCTCTTATTGGATCAAGCCTATGTTAATTTTTTCTAGTTTTTGGTTGCTTATAATTTTGCAAAATGATTATTCAACGGCTATTTATTTTGCTATTCTTTTTTTTATTATATTATTTGTTTCTGAAATGTCATTTGGTTATATGTTTTCTATTTTATTTACATTTTTGCCAATCTCTGTTCTTTTTTTGATGTTTGAACCTTATAGAGTTGCTAGGGTTTTTGCGTTCTTGAATCCTTATGAGGATCCTTCGGGGAAGGGATATCAGATAATTGCATCACTTAATGCTTTAAAGAGTGGAGGTATTTGGGGGAAGGGTCTTGGAATGGGAGAGATAAAACTTGGAAAGCTTCCAGAGGCTAATTCTGATTTCATTTTTTCAGTTCTTGGAGAAGAATTGGGGTTTTTAGGGGTTTGCCTTGCAATTGTATTATTTTTTTTATTTTTCTATCTTGGATATTTTGTTGCTATTTATGCTAAGACTAGATTTAAATTTTTTATTGCCTTTATTTCAAGTCTTGCAATTTTTCTTCAAAGTATTATGAATATTTTAATTGCAGTTGGACTTTTGCCTCCTACAGGAATAAATTTGCCATTTTTTTCTTCAGGTGGTTCTTCTATTGTGGTTACAATGGCACTTGCTGGATTGATTGCAAATGTTGCTAAAGATATTGAGGGTGAATAA
- the mraY gene encoding phospho-N-acetylmuramoyl-pentapeptide-transferase: MFYLLGLRLLKYITFRTAYATIFAFLLALLVGPFIILKLKKLKVDQILREEGPKRHLNEKMGIPTMGGILIFFCVLVSLLFWSNPLNIYFLIMIFVMLSFACLGFMDDFLKIKRKNTDGLNARFKIYGQILFSFISVSILYYFGSEHVSVIYFPFIKSFKLDLGLLYIPFGMFVLISASNSFNLTDGLDGLAIGLSIVITGALIIIAYLTSRADFASYLNIPNIKGSEELVIFLGALLGGSFGFLWFNAYPAKIMMGDTGSLSIGAILGMTALILKSEILFAILAGVFVVETLSVIIQVAVYKKTKRRIFKMAPLHHHFEELGWSEMQVVIRFWIIGLIFAILALSTLKIR; this comes from the coding sequence ATGTTTTATCTTTTAGGATTGAGATTGCTTAAGTATATTACTTTTAGGACAGCTTATGCCACTATTTTTGCGTTTTTGCTTGCTTTACTTGTTGGACCCTTTATTATCTTAAAACTTAAGAAATTGAAGGTAGATCAAATTTTAAGAGAAGAAGGCCCTAAACGCCATTTGAATGAAAAGATGGGAATTCCTACTATGGGAGGTATTCTTATTTTTTTTTGTGTTTTAGTCTCTTTGTTGTTTTGGTCTAATCCTTTAAATATTTACTTTTTAATTATGATTTTTGTAATGCTTAGTTTTGCATGTTTGGGATTTATGGATGATTTTTTGAAGATAAAGAGAAAAAATACAGATGGGCTTAATGCTAGGTTTAAAATTTATGGGCAAATATTGTTCTCTTTTATTTCGGTTAGTATTCTTTACTATTTTGGAAGTGAACATGTTAGTGTAATTTATTTCCCATTTATTAAGTCTTTCAAATTAGATTTAGGACTTTTGTATATTCCTTTTGGGATGTTTGTTTTGATATCTGCATCTAATTCATTTAATTTAACAGACGGACTTGATGGGCTTGCTATTGGGCTTAGTATAGTTATAACAGGAGCTTTAATAATAATTGCATATCTTACAAGTAGAGCAGATTTTGCATCTTATTTAAATATTCCAAATATTAAAGGTTCTGAAGAACTTGTAATATTTCTTGGGGCTTTGCTTGGTGGTAGTTTTGGGTTTTTATGGTTTAATGCTTATCCTGCTAAAATAATGATGGGAGATACTGGTAGTTTATCAATTGGGGCAATCCTTGGAATGACAGCTTTAATTTTAAAGAGTGAGATTCTTTTTGCAATTCTTGCGGGAGTTTTTGTGGTTGAGACTTTGTCTGTAATTATTCAGGTCGCTGTATATAAGAAAACAAAGAGAAGAATATTTAAGATGGCACCACTTCATCATCATTTTGAAGAACTTGGTTGGTCTGAGATGCAAGTTGTTATTAGATTTTGGATCATAGGTTTAATATTCGCTATACTTGCTTTAAGTACTCTAAAGATTAGATGA
- the murF gene encoding UDP-N-acetylmuramoyl-tripeptide--D-alanyl-D-alanine ligase, translating to MHIKIKDILDSLRDIKFIGHLSSMQRVVSFYSIDSREINRENSGASLYFAYKGDRVDGFSFVEYLIDIGVKCFVCSKEYELACIKYLENRDDLVFLLTSDVIIFLQKLASHFIKKTNFKRIAVTGSNGKTTTKEMLYSILSEKYKTCKTWGNLNSDIGLPLSILRTVGDEEYAVFEVGISYIGEMNLLSEILNPEIVVITNISYAHMQAFENLDIVASEKGRIITKSTQIVILNESCPYHPNLREIANSRSPESKIFYFEFNKLQIKTFSMLNEKFSYDFTYKGFNYSILLPGRHNIFNAISCINLALLLGLKEDEIKKGLMNTDFQKGRVELMRVKDYLVLNDSYNGNLGSFMALKKMILDLDIEGKKFIVLGAFKELGKFSYKAHKRVVQEIILMDFEKVFLIGKEYQEVKKSENLNLSNLYYFNDFENFIEFFVQNLESNCFIVIKGSRLNRLERIFDYI from the coding sequence GTGCATATAAAAATTAAAGACATTCTAGATTCTTTAAGGGATATTAAATTTATTGGTCATTTAAGCAGCATGCAAAGAGTTGTGTCATTTTATTCGATTGATAGTCGTGAAATAAATAGGGAGAATAGTGGCGCTAGTCTTTATTTTGCATATAAGGGAGATAGAGTAGATGGATTTTCTTTTGTTGAGTATTTGATTGATATTGGTGTTAAATGTTTTGTGTGTTCTAAGGAATATGAGCTTGCATGTATTAAATATTTAGAAAATAGAGATGATTTGGTTTTTTTGCTTACTAGTGATGTAATCATTTTTCTTCAGAAATTGGCATCTCATTTTATTAAAAAAACAAATTTTAAAAGGATAGCTGTTACTGGTAGTAATGGAAAAACTACAACAAAAGAAATGCTTTATAGTATATTGTCTGAAAAGTATAAAACTTGTAAGACTTGGGGCAATTTAAATTCGGATATTGGACTTCCCCTTAGCATCTTAAGAACTGTAGGTGATGAAGAATATGCTGTATTTGAGGTTGGAATTAGCTATATTGGGGAAATGAATCTTCTTTCTGAAATATTAAACCCTGAAATTGTTGTTATTACAAATATAAGTTATGCACATATGCAGGCTTTTGAGAACCTAGATATTGTTGCTTCTGAGAAGGGTAGAATAATTACTAAGAGTACTCAGATAGTCATCTTAAATGAGAGTTGTCCTTATCATCCTAATTTGAGAGAAATAGCTAATTCTAGAAGTCCAGAGAGTAAGATTTTTTATTTTGAATTTAATAAGCTACAGATAAAAACATTTTCAATGTTAAATGAGAAATTTTCTTACGATTTTACTTATAAAGGTTTTAATTATTCTATTTTGTTGCCAGGTAGACATAATATTTTTAATGCAATATCTTGTATTAACTTAGCTTTATTGCTTGGTCTTAAAGAAGATGAAATTAAAAAGGGCCTTATGAATACTGATTTTCAAAAGGGTAGAGTAGAGCTTATGAGAGTGAAGGACTATTTAGTATTAAATGATTCTTATAACGGTAATTTAGGTTCTTTTATGGCTTTAAAGAAGATGATTTTGGATCTTGATATTGAGGGTAAAAAATTCATTGTTCTTGGCGCTTTTAAAGAACTTGGAAAATTTTCGTATAAAGCGCATAAAAGAGTAGTTCAAGAGATTATTTTAATGGATTTTGAAAAAGTTTTTTTAATTGGAAAAGAATATCAAGAGGTGAAGAAGAGTGAAAATTTAAATTTAAGTAACTTATATTACTTTAATGATTTTGAAAATTTTATTGAATTTTTTGTTCAAAATTTAGAGTCTAATTGTTTTATTGTTATTAAAGGGTCAAGGTTAAATAGACTTGAAAGGATTTTTGACTATATTTAA
- the rsmH gene encoding 16S rRNA (cytosine(1402)-N(4))-methyltransferase RsmH: MGDDILHSPVLLDEVINLLESSYVSGDYIFVDCTLGEGGHSGAVLRKYENINVVGIERDDIILNRAKKFLEEFKNRITCFNIWFDDFFAEYPLTDKVNFILVDLGVSMFHYKKSGRGFSFLNEETLDMRLNPSDEGLSACDIVNTFSKEKLENLIYELGGEHYSRRIVKSILEYRKVKKIKTALELQNIIERNYPRINVKINPATKTFQALRIYVNDELFRLKRSLPLWLEKLAKDGILAIITFHSLEDKIVKEFFKGLDKNLYSVLTKKPIIPSLKEKKCNNASRSAKLRAVKRIDG; this comes from the coding sequence ATGGGTGATGATATTCTTCATAGCCCTGTACTTCTGGATGAGGTGATTAATCTTTTAGAATCTTCATATGTAAGTGGTGATTATATTTTTGTAGATTGTACTCTAGGAGAAGGAGGTCATTCAGGTGCAGTTTTAAGGAAGTATGAAAATATAAATGTAGTTGGTATAGAAAGAGATGACATTATTTTAAATAGAGCGAAAAAATTTCTTGAAGAATTTAAAAATAGGATTACATGTTTTAATATTTGGTTTGATGATTTTTTTGCTGAATATCCTTTAACCGATAAGGTCAATTTTATTTTAGTTGATCTTGGAGTGTCTATGTTTCATTACAAGAAGAGTGGAAGGGGATTTTCTTTTCTTAATGAAGAGACATTGGATATGAGGCTGAATCCTAGTGATGAAGGCCTTAGTGCTTGTGATATTGTAAATACTTTTAGTAAAGAAAAACTTGAAAATTTAATTTATGAACTAGGCGGAGAGCATTATTCTAGAAGAATTGTAAAATCTATTTTAGAATATAGGAAAGTGAAAAAAATAAAAACTGCTTTAGAGCTACAGAATATAATTGAGAGAAATTATCCTAGGATAAATGTTAAAATAAACCCAGCAACTAAGACCTTCCAAGCATTAAGAATTTATGTCAATGATGAGCTTTTCAGATTGAAGAGAAGTTTGCCATTGTGGTTAGAGAAATTAGCAAAGGATGGAATTTTGGCTATTATTACATTTCATTCATTGGAAGATAAAATTGTAAAGGAATTTTTTAAGGGGTTAGATAAAAATTTATATTCTGTGTTAACTAAAAAACCTATAATTCCAAGCCTTAAAGAGAAGAAATGTAATAATGCATCAAGAAGCGCTAAGCTTAGAGCTGTAAAAAGAATAGATGGGTAG
- a CDS encoding DNA repair protein RecN, with protein sequence MLIELFIKNFVLIKEVSINLNKGLVAFTGESGSGKSLLLSSIYYLFGGKLKDNIMMERERECVLLAKFRANKEAKDYLLTKGILVDDFIIIKRVITSKSSDTFLSNYYINNEPISSIILKPVFDMLIEIHSQNQQYLILKNPSNNLKILDNYANLNVLLEEYRLVYEKYIKLLNEYDNFISEEKLQQESKEECERIIKDIDSLNPKIGEEEILKSRLDELRNHEALCNSLLNLKNVLTLSENVSALSEIRKIIGDSEYLSRMNSNYLELENRLKSAYYELEDIGQAYSRSLLDKTYDEMEVEEVESRLYDISRLKKKYGPNVEDIIELRKRCSTIIHSSLNFETERLEREQELNNLLKRVEKLATDISGVRKRAALDFSSGVTEILHKLNMSNAEFFASITEKKMSLTGIDEVDFLISSNLGIKAQPIYRIASGGELSRIMLAIKSVQNVSEDKLVIFDEIDSGIGGEAGVSLGRYLKNLADNVQIFVVTHLANIASLADCHILIKKECSKDETYVNASLLMENDRVLEVARMLSGNINDSSIKHAEHLLKNNN encoded by the coding sequence ATGTTAATTGAGCTTTTTATAAAAAATTTTGTTTTAATTAAAGAAGTTTCCATTAATCTCAATAAGGGTTTGGTAGCATTTACAGGTGAGTCTGGGAGTGGGAAGAGCTTATTGTTGTCATCAATTTATTATTTGTTTGGTGGAAAGCTTAAAGATAATATTATGATGGAGAGAGAGAGAGAATGTGTTTTACTTGCTAAGTTTAGGGCAAATAAAGAGGCTAAAGATTATTTACTTACTAAGGGAATATTGGTAGACGATTTTATTATTATAAAAAGAGTAATTACATCTAAATCTTCAGACACTTTTTTAAGTAATTATTATATTAATAATGAGCCTATTTCTAGTATAATCTTAAAGCCAGTTTTTGATATGTTGATTGAGATTCATTCTCAAAATCAGCAATATTTAATTTTGAAAAATCCATCAAATAATTTAAAGATTTTAGATAATTATGCTAATTTAAATGTTTTGTTAGAAGAGTATAGATTAGTTTATGAGAAGTACATTAAACTTTTAAATGAATATGATAATTTTATTTCGGAAGAAAAGTTACAGCAAGAAAGTAAAGAAGAGTGTGAGAGAATCATTAAGGATATAGATTCTTTAAATCCTAAGATAGGAGAAGAGGAAATTTTAAAGAGCAGGTTAGATGAACTTAGGAATCATGAAGCTTTATGTAATTCGCTTTTAAATTTAAAGAATGTCTTAACTTTAAGTGAAAATGTATCTGCCTTAAGTGAGATAAGAAAGATAATTGGTGACTCTGAATATCTGTCTAGGATGAATAGTAATTATCTTGAGCTTGAAAATCGTCTTAAGAGTGCTTACTATGAACTTGAGGACATTGGTCAAGCTTATAGCCGAAGTCTTCTTGATAAGACTTATGATGAGATGGAGGTTGAGGAAGTAGAGAGCAGGCTATATGATATTTCTCGTCTTAAGAAGAAGTATGGACCAAATGTTGAAGATATCATAGAATTGAGAAAAAGATGTAGTACTATTATTCATTCATCTCTTAATTTTGAAACTGAAAGGTTAGAAAGGGAACAAGAATTAAATAATTTGTTAAAGCGAGTAGAAAAATTAGCGACTGATATTTCAGGTGTTAGGAAGAGAGCTGCCTTAGACTTTTCTTCTGGAGTGACAGAAATATTACATAAACTTAATATGAGTAATGCAGAATTTTTTGCCTCGATAACAGAAAAGAAAATGAGCTTGACAGGTATTGATGAGGTAGATTTTTTAATTTCTAGTAATCTTGGCATAAAAGCACAGCCAATTTATAGAATTGCTTCTGGTGGTGAGCTTTCAAGAATAATGTTGGCTATTAAGAGTGTGCAAAATGTTAGTGAGGATAAGCTTGTAATATTTGATGAGATTGATTCTGGAATAGGGGGTGAGGCTGGTGTGAGTTTGGGTAGGTATTTAAAAAATTTAGCAGATAATGTGCAAATATTTGTTGTAACTCATCTTGCCAATATTGCAAGTCTTGCAGATTGCCATATTTTAATAAAAAAGGAATGCAGTAAGGATGAGACTTATGTTAATGCTTCTCTTTTGATGGAGAATGATCGAGTTTTAGAAGTTGCTAGGATGCTTAGTGGGAATATTAATGACAGTAGTATTAAACATGCAGAGCACCTTTTAAAAAACAATAATTAA
- a CDS encoding NAD(+)/NADH kinase: MKGRVLIYVNYSNLDAEVLGNEIQKYLEDEYGVSSLMTGVGKSLDLAAETNLIFAVTLGGDGTVLLASSLLLKNDIDIPIISINLGKVGFLADIKPRDFKEVIDKFFDNSLAIHKKYLLNVSAYENGCNIFTEYALNDVIVRSSILNKLIGVSLRVNSEDFLSYRSDGIIFATPTGSTGYSFSAGGSILESDLKAFILTPISPHSVYNRSFVFSIESKVTLSFQKQYTLKPASVFVDGVNLGKFAVDIVFEVSLANKNLRFASFCTDTFVKRLKNKLL; the protein is encoded by the coding sequence ATGAAAGGTAGGGTTTTGATTTATGTGAATTATTCAAATTTGGATGCGGAAGTACTTGGTAATGAAATACAAAAGTATTTAGAAGATGAGTATGGTGTTTCAAGTTTAATGACAGGGGTTGGTAAATCTTTAGATTTGGCAGCAGAAACGAATTTGATTTTTGCAGTAACCTTGGGGGGAGATGGCACAGTTTTACTGGCCAGTAGCTTACTGTTAAAAAATGATATTGATATTCCAATTATTTCAATAAATCTGGGCAAGGTAGGATTTTTGGCAGATATAAAGCCTAGGGATTTTAAAGAAGTAATAGATAAATTTTTTGATAATTCTTTAGCTATTCATAAAAAATATTTGCTTAATGTGAGTGCTTATGAGAATGGATGTAATATTTTCACGGAATATGCTTTAAATGATGTAATTGTTCGTTCAAGTATTCTAAATAAGTTAATTGGAGTAAGTCTTCGGGTTAATTCAGAAGATTTTCTTTCGTATAGAAGTGACGGAATAATATTTGCAACCCCTACCGGTTCGACTGGATATTCTTTCTCAGCAGGGGGTTCTATTTTAGAATCAGATCTTAAGGCTTTTATCTTAACTCCTATTTCTCCACATTCGGTTTATAATCGCTCTTTTGTTTTCTCAATTGAGAGCAAAGTTACACTTTCATTTCAAAAGCAATATACTCTAAAGCCAGCATCAGTTTTTGTTGATGGGGTTAATCTTGGTAAATTTGCAGTTGATATTGTTTTTGAAGTGAGTCTTGCAAATAAGAACTTGCGTTTTGCATCGTTTTGTACAGATACCTTTGTGAAAAGGCTTAAAAATAAGTTATTATAG
- a CDS encoding chemotaxis protein CheW, with protein sequence MFGREKVRERKSQLQVACFKIGRESYGVTIDHIREVIKVPLESIYAIPNVPEYITGIYNLRGNIIPLINLNIRFNIPSVCETEEDKILTGYLIVNIKGKLLGIFVDKVLKVISFDATRVQEPPATLQTLDRKYISGVVRIDREENFESEYLILIDIERIFDKAEFEEIPYKESDER encoded by the coding sequence ATGTTTGGAAGAGAAAAAGTTAGAGAAAGAAAATCTCAGTTGCAGGTTGCATGTTTTAAAATAGGAAGGGAAAGCTATGGGGTTACAATAGATCATATTAGGGAAGTGATTAAAGTACCTCTAGAGAGCATATATGCAATACCTAATGTTCCTGAGTATATTACAGGTATTTATAATCTTAGAGGAAATATTATTCCTTTAATAAATTTAAATATTAGATTCAATATTCCTTCGGTTTGTGAGACAGAAGAAGATAAGATTTTAACAGGTTATTTAATCGTGAATATTAAGGGTAAGCTTTTAGGAATATTTGTGGATAAGGTTTTAAAAGTTATTAGTTTTGATGCTACTAGAGTGCAGGAACCTCCTGCGACTTTGCAAACTTTGGACAGAAAATACATATCTGGTGTTGTGAGGATTGATAGAGAGGAAAATTTTGAGAGTGAATACTTAATATTAATTGATATTGAACGAATATTTGACAAGGCTGAATTTGAAGAGATTCCATACAAGGAGAGTGATGAAAGGTAG
- a CDS encoding SAM-dependent methyltransferase has protein sequence MYDVNDEYSQKARREGYLARSVYKLIEIDKKFSLFSSGNILDIGASPGSFSQYAYGKLKNGILVAVDLNEMNLNFNSNFYFIKGDIYLDSILQKIKAYAPYSLVLSDVAPRTTGNRLVDTSNSFNLNIKIVELATEVLMRGGNLLIKVFQGGEEEQIFAMLKNYFKLVKKIRPKAVRKNSFEIYFLSKDFMHYK, from the coding sequence ATGTATGATGTTAATGATGAATATTCTCAAAAAGCTAGGAGAGAAGGATATCTTGCCAGATCTGTTTATAAGTTAATAGAAATAGATAAAAAATTTTCTTTATTTTCTTCTGGTAATATATTAGATATTGGCGCATCTCCTGGCAGTTTTTCTCAATATGCTTATGGTAAACTTAAAAATGGTATACTTGTTGCGGTTGACCTTAATGAAATGAATCTTAATTTTAATAGTAATTTTTATTTTATAAAGGGTGATATATATCTTGATAGTATTTTACAGAAAATCAAAGCTTATGCCCCTTATAGTTTGGTTTTAAGTGATGTAGCTCCTAGAACTACTGGCAATAGGTTGGTGGATACAAGTAATTCTTTTAATTTAAATATTAAAATAGTAGAACTGGCAACTGAGGTCTTAATGAGAGGTGGAAATTTATTAATTAAGGTTTTTCAGGGAGGAGAGGAAGAGCAAATTTTTGCTATGCTTAAGAATTATTTCAAACTTGTTAAAAAAATTAGACCTAAAGCTGTTAGGAAAAATTCATTTGAAATTTATTTTTTATCTAAAGATTTTATGCATTATAAGTAA
- a CDS encoding polyprenyl synthetase family protein — MKNKLFLDNIEKNINIVFSKEHFLNLFKDKDLELKLNIKEDIVKKIQAPALEIIKRGGKRIRPTLMVVLAHALGHSISNTENLYKLSMLLELPHSGSLIIDDIEDGALKRRGAPAIHLIYGIDSSINTANLIYFLPMRLIKNSNLKESQKLLIYENFFTTLTNLHLGQGIDIEFHNGTRIPNIKEYISLVELKTGSLFGMAGFLAGILTNNENKSKNLYNTFLKFGTYFQIMDDIKNIKNGTVGKDFGDDLIEGKKSLPLIYFLKEKKFDKNIIKTLDKIKKTPINEVREEILKFSNMINSSNAMKQALNLAMWYFNKFIEELNSYKLIREYQDMILDILNKIK, encoded by the coding sequence ATGAAAAATAAATTATTTTTAGATAATATTGAAAAAAATATTAATATCGTATTTTCAAAGGAACATTTTCTAAATCTCTTTAAAGATAAAGATTTAGAGCTAAAACTTAATATAAAAGAAGACATAGTAAAGAAAATTCAAGCTCCAGCCCTTGAAATAATCAAAAGAGGAGGAAAAAGAATAAGACCAACACTCATGGTTGTCCTGGCACATGCGTTAGGGCATAGCATTAGTAACACTGAAAATTTATACAAATTAAGCATGTTACTTGAATTGCCTCATTCTGGAAGTTTAATTATCGATGACATTGAAGACGGTGCCCTAAAAAGACGAGGAGCTCCTGCTATTCACTTAATTTATGGAATAGATTCTAGCATTAATACCGCAAATTTAATTTATTTTCTGCCTATGAGATTAATAAAAAATTCTAATTTAAAAGAAAGTCAGAAACTATTAATTTATGAAAATTTTTTCACAACTCTTACAAATCTTCATTTAGGACAAGGAATTGACATTGAATTTCACAATGGAACACGCATTCCAAATATTAAGGAATACATATCTTTAGTCGAACTTAAGACAGGATCTCTTTTTGGAATGGCCGGATTTTTAGCTGGAATACTTACAAACAACGAAAATAAATCTAAAAATCTTTACAATACCTTCTTAAAATTTGGAACCTATTTTCAAATAATGGATGACATTAAAAATATTAAGAATGGAACTGTAGGTAAAGATTTTGGAGATGATTTAATTGAAGGGAAAAAAAGTCTTCCTCTCATATACTTTTTAAAAGAAAAAAAATTTGATAAAAACATAATTAAAACACTAGATAAAATTAAAAAAACTCCCATAAATGAAGTAAGAGAAGAAATATTAAAATTTAGTAATATGATTAACTCATCAAACGCCATGAAGCAGGCTTTAAATCTTGCCATGTGGTATTTTAATAAATTTATAGAAGAGTTAAACTCATATAAACTTATCAGAGAGTATCAAGATATGATACTAGATATTTTAAACAAAATAAAATAG
- a CDS encoding tetratricopeptide repeat protein — MKKYIIILALTNIIIPLYATVPEKDISKHKIDELYKESMLLKNLKKYDKSKSLLMKIITKDPNQVDAYLLLSEIEYLMGNWLEAIKQTNIYLGIVDFNDTTNYLDISWAYFLIGESSNSMDYIIKFIQENQNLLNTNIYILIDTILKKGFYHFIEDEDSIFNLIINAIFQIETHDDMLYTLFLQNLDIIKQLPFYLFNKIKIKELELQMQALKRIKNSINDMAKISYFS; from the coding sequence ATGAAAAAATATATAATAATTCTAGCATTGACGAATATCATTATTCCCCTTTACGCAACAGTACCTGAAAAAGATATAAGCAAACATAAAATTGATGAACTTTACAAAGAATCAATGTTATTAAAAAATCTAAAAAAATATGATAAATCTAAATCATTATTAATGAAAATTATAACCAAGGATCCAAACCAAGTTGATGCATACCTATTGCTCTCGGAAATAGAATATTTGATGGGAAACTGGTTAGAAGCAATCAAGCAAACAAATATTTATCTAGGAATAGTTGATTTTAACGACACAACAAACTATCTTGATATTTCATGGGCATATTTTCTCATCGGAGAGTCTAGCAACTCAATGGATTACATAATAAAATTTATTCAAGAGAATCAAAATTTACTAAATACCAATATATACATACTCATTGACACCATTTTAAAAAAAGGATTTTATCATTTCATTGAAGACGAAGATTCAATATTTAATCTAATAATTAATGCTATTTTCCAAATAGAAACACATGATGATATGTTATACACACTTTTCTTACAAAACTTAGACATTATAAAACAGCTCCCTTTTTATCTATTTAATAAAATCAAAATAAAAGAGCTTGAATTACAAATGCAAGCCTTAAAGAGAATTAAAAATTCAATAAATGATATGGCTAAAATTTCTTATTTTTCCTAA